The Pseudomonadota bacterium genome includes a window with the following:
- a CDS encoding EFR1 family ferrodoxin (N-terminal region resembles flavodoxins. C-terminal ferrodoxin region binds two 4Fe-4S clusters.) produces MDIQSITCVYFSPTGTTKVIVENIAKGMQAGLIETVDFTKRSQRNKHVFGNEIVILGVPVYYGRVPEEVTACLSAFTAKQTPVVLVVVYGNRAFDDALKELYDIAAARGFIPVAGGTFIGEHSYSSSAYPIAQGRPDESDLEKARAFGGIIREKLLHLESPEKANLITVPGNFPYVEMKTLNLIKEARKTTSFAPHTDTNLCTCCGKCAEVCPTGAVAPEEPYATDKWQCIICHACVKNCLPGARQMKNESFDAKVKWLYDMCQSRKEPEWYL; encoded by the coding sequence GTGGATATCCAATCAATCACTTGTGTTTATTTTTCACCCACAGGAACAACAAAAGTAATCGTGGAAAACATTGCAAAAGGAATGCAGGCCGGGCTGATAGAAACGGTGGATTTCACAAAACGGTCTCAGAGGAATAAACATGTTTTTGGCAACGAAATTGTCATTCTTGGAGTGCCGGTATATTATGGTCGGGTGCCTGAGGAAGTAACGGCCTGTCTTTCAGCATTTACTGCGAAACAAACGCCTGTAGTACTTGTTGTTGTTTATGGGAATCGCGCTTTTGACGATGCCCTGAAAGAGCTGTACGATATCGCAGCAGCGCGAGGGTTTATCCCCGTTGCAGGAGGTACCTTCATAGGAGAGCATTCATATTCTTCTTCCGCTTACCCGATAGCACAGGGAAGACCTGATGAAAGCGACCTTGAAAAAGCGCGCGCATTCGGCGGCATTATAAGGGAAAAATTGCTTCATCTTGAATCTCCGGAAAAAGCAAATCTTATTACTGTGCCTGGGAATTTTCCCTATGTTGAAATGAAGACATTGAATCTTATTAAGGAAGCACGAAAAACAACATCATTTGCACCGCATACAGATACAAACCTTTGCACCTGCTGTGGAAAATGCGCCGAAGTCTGCCCCACAGGGGCTGTTGCACCAGAAGAACCCTATGCTACAGACAAATGGCAGTGCATAATATGCCATGCCTGTGTCAAAAACTGCCTCCCTGGGGCAAGACAGATGAAAAATGAAAGCTTTGACGCTAAAGTTAAGTGGCTCTATGATATGTGTCAGTCAAGAAAAGAACCGGAATGGTATCTTTAG
- a CDS encoding type II toxin-antitoxin system HicA family toxin — protein MKIRDIIKLIEDDGWYLVTTKGSHRQYKHVQKPGRVTIAGHMNDDISPGTLNSVKKQANIKEVK, from the coding sequence ATGAAAATCCGTGATATTATAAAGCTGATAGAAGACGATGGGTGGTATCTGGTTACAACAAAAGGGAGTCACCGTCAGTATAAACATGTTCAAAAGCCGGGGCGGGTTACCATAGCAGGTCATATGAATGATGATATCTCACCGGGCACATTAAACAGTGTCAAGAAACAGGCAAACATTAAGGAGGTGAAGTAG
- a CDS encoding AAA family ATPase codes for MRIVRFFIDGFGIFHNITVGNLLPGLTLFVGDNETGKSTCLSFIRDILFGFRDNRTKENNFPALAGGRQGGSITVAGGLYGEAVIERRSGKKGGSVTVTYADGRKGTEEELHQILGNTTRELFKNIYAFSLNELQTIDTLDNESVKNVLYSAGIGTAMLSLPKAITGIETKMGDLFKPGGRNPQINQKLFALEAVRTSLRQARTGIELYDAASEALEKKLHEIEMLQEEHRSVNKEKLLIETYLKLWDNWISLEDHQRELAGLQLVVESFPENGVERLDRELEKLSREKEILSEFVSDRDNLAREIKAIHVNEKILGETTAIKTLLDKKEGYVFAKENMPVMSEKLELIKKDIFDILNILGKDWTEERILKVDRSLFTREAILKQQKSLETMRSNREEAQRLVKSKQEEHETALAAQVQSQKDVERYLDMPVEADEKTILALQQGRDQFASIAMDLPQRLRELEEARGELVEAVKEISPEWTEANILDFDCSISAQQKVQSHESTLAKAAQDCTQARTRLESMHIELKNAREQYDAKARELENMEHTPAASRDELAGKKATLRTLKSCVFEQDRLAAEMRHLEERLSDKNQEMTRQGPVENGHSLNLLKLTTFAATILGLAVFGILAALNAWTMGVVAGGILVVIGMMIFFVYRNTLRKQALLTAQKQAHLSEIEQQVSAIDIQLLGIKEQYTGLSEKLIGLADGLGVDIPIKPGNIDSLEIGIDEGIRIADNKKRLFDEAQSLKNHVLQMEQSTEIQAKSVDDSESNLQKAKDDWEKYLIELGLQPGLLPGIVNLIFTKIETVKTRIKHINEIKKRISLMEETKDAYLSFTKNIPSLTDLIGKGLVELLSGVDLFLEENRKIEKERHERRLSEEILEEKKARTKEIESALQEAADRLGEVAINGENAHASWQDWLGGHGFDRELSPAIAIEAFQKIDECIRLIHEKAELTAQIGDKKDSIETYLSLARTVFEKLGEAMPEIQSLITAIDKLGEDLDETKTNRARKEELSRKIPDIEAKIILSNEKIAGLEKEIETLLKAGNSQDQEEFRTRGSFFAKRTDLLNRISQEERALKVISGEDDITALKEKLKTLDNTFLNTTHASLSEKLESVEIRLNHCRQEKADLTQEISRLASADDISRLRTEEEGLLEEIRLLSRDWACYAIARFLLGEARRQFEQEQQPKVIHDAGAFFQTITGGQYEKIIAPIGEDAIDVIMRDGRRKQPEELSRGTAEQLYLAIRFGYISNFTVNGEKLPVIMDDILVNFDPGRARQTAKTILKLSETHQVLFFTCHPETLGIFREYNGNIPVYTLQDGIITPA; via the coding sequence GTGAGGATCGTTCGTTTCTTTATAGACGGCTTCGGTATTTTTCATAATATTACGGTAGGAAACCTGTTGCCGGGGCTTACGCTCTTTGTCGGAGACAATGAAACAGGCAAATCAACCTGTCTTTCATTTATCAGGGATATTCTTTTCGGATTTCGTGACAATCGCACAAAAGAGAACAATTTCCCGGCCCTTGCCGGAGGACGGCAGGGGGGAAGTATTACCGTTGCCGGAGGCCTCTACGGGGAGGCTGTGATTGAACGCAGGTCCGGCAAAAAAGGGGGCTCAGTAACCGTTACGTATGCTGACGGGCGAAAAGGCACCGAAGAGGAATTACATCAAATACTCGGTAATACTACACGTGAACTCTTCAAAAATATTTATGCCTTCAGTTTAAACGAGCTTCAGACCATTGACACCCTGGACAATGAATCAGTGAAAAATGTTCTTTACAGTGCAGGCATTGGTACAGCCATGCTTTCATTACCGAAGGCAATAACAGGAATAGAAACAAAAATGGGAGACTTATTCAAACCTGGAGGCAGAAACCCTCAGATAAACCAGAAACTCTTTGCGCTTGAAGCTGTGAGGACAAGTCTGCGGCAAGCACGCACAGGCATTGAGCTATACGATGCAGCCTCGGAAGCGCTCGAAAAAAAGTTACATGAAATTGAAATGCTGCAGGAAGAACATAGGTCTGTCAATAAGGAAAAGCTCCTGATAGAGACATACCTGAAGCTCTGGGATAACTGGATTTCCTTAGAGGATCACCAAAGAGAACTGGCTGGACTCCAGCTGGTAGTGGAGAGTTTCCCTGAAAACGGTGTTGAAAGACTGGACCGTGAGCTTGAAAAGCTTTCCAGGGAGAAGGAGATCCTTAGTGAATTTGTTTCAGACCGGGACAATCTGGCAAGAGAGATTAAGGCCATACATGTCAATGAAAAGATACTCGGAGAAACAACAGCGATAAAAACCCTTCTTGATAAAAAGGAAGGTTACGTTTTTGCAAAAGAAAACATGCCGGTTATGAGCGAGAAGCTCGAACTCATAAAAAAGGATATTTTCGACATCCTCAACATTCTTGGAAAAGACTGGACTGAAGAACGGATTTTGAAGGTGGACAGGTCATTGTTTACACGGGAGGCAATCCTGAAACAGCAGAAATCCCTGGAAACTATGAGGTCCAACAGGGAAGAAGCTCAACGTCTTGTCAAGTCAAAACAGGAGGAACACGAAACAGCCCTTGCTGCGCAGGTACAGTCGCAAAAAGATGTTGAGCGTTATCTTGATATGCCTGTCGAAGCGGATGAAAAGACCATCCTTGCCCTGCAGCAAGGCAGGGATCAGTTTGCTTCAATTGCAATGGATCTGCCGCAAAGGCTGAGAGAACTGGAAGAAGCAAGGGGTGAACTTGTTGAAGCCGTAAAGGAAATATCGCCCGAATGGACTGAGGCAAACATACTCGATTTTGACTGTTCTATCTCTGCGCAACAGAAGGTCCAATCACATGAATCCACACTGGCAAAAGCCGCACAGGACTGCACCCAGGCTCGAACAAGGCTCGAATCGATGCATATTGAACTGAAAAACGCCCGCGAACAATATGATGCAAAGGCCCGTGAACTGGAAAACATGGAACATACACCTGCAGCATCCAGGGATGAACTGGCAGGGAAGAAAGCAACGCTGCGGACATTGAAAAGCTGCGTCTTTGAGCAGGATCGTCTTGCTGCGGAAATGAGGCATCTTGAAGAACGCCTGTCAGATAAAAACCAGGAAATGACTCGTCAGGGCCCGGTTGAGAACGGGCATTCACTCAATTTGCTTAAACTTACCACCTTTGCTGCAACCATACTGGGCCTGGCAGTCTTTGGCATACTCGCTGCCCTCAATGCCTGGACAATGGGCGTAGTTGCAGGCGGTATACTTGTTGTTATTGGCATGATGATCTTTTTTGTGTATCGCAATACCCTCCGTAAACAAGCGCTACTGACCGCCCAAAAGCAGGCGCATCTTTCAGAGATTGAACAGCAGGTATCTGCCATTGATATACAACTTCTTGGAATAAAGGAACAATATACCGGACTTTCTGAAAAACTTATCGGACTGGCTGATGGACTTGGCGTGGATATTCCGATTAAGCCCGGCAATATAGACAGCCTTGAAATCGGCATAGACGAGGGCATCCGCATTGCCGATAACAAAAAAAGGCTTTTCGATGAGGCGCAATCCCTCAAAAACCATGTCCTGCAAATGGAGCAATCAACAGAAATACAGGCAAAGTCCGTTGATGACAGTGAATCAAACTTGCAAAAGGCTAAAGATGACTGGGAAAAGTACCTGATTGAGCTTGGACTCCAGCCGGGCTTATTACCCGGAATAGTCAATCTTATCTTTACAAAGATCGAGACCGTCAAGACCCGGATCAAACATATAAATGAAATAAAAAAGAGAATTTCTCTGATGGAAGAAACTAAGGACGCATACCTGTCCTTTACAAAAAACATCCCTTCTCTTACAGACTTGATAGGAAAGGGCCTTGTGGAATTACTTTCAGGTGTTGATCTTTTCCTGGAAGAAAATCGTAAAATAGAAAAAGAACGCCATGAAAGAAGATTATCCGAAGAGATACTGGAAGAAAAGAAAGCCAGAACCAAAGAGATAGAAAGTGCATTGCAGGAGGCAGCAGACCGCCTCGGAGAGGTTGCAATCAACGGGGAAAATGCTCATGCATCCTGGCAGGATTGGCTTGGGGGGCATGGTTTTGACCGGGAGTTATCCCCTGCTATTGCTATCGAGGCATTCCAGAAAATAGACGAGTGCATACGGTTAATACATGAAAAGGCCGAACTGACTGCACAGATCGGGGATAAGAAGGACTCAATAGAGACATATCTGAGCCTGGCAAGGACAGTCTTTGAAAAACTTGGCGAGGCAATGCCTGAAATACAGTCCTTAATAACTGCGATTGACAAACTCGGGGAAGACCTTGATGAAACAAAGACAAACCGGGCAAGGAAAGAAGAGCTTTCCCGGAAGATACCCGATATTGAGGCAAAGATTATCCTTTCCAATGAAAAGATTGCAGGCCTTGAAAAGGAGATCGAGACGCTCTTAAAGGCCGGCAACAGCCAGGATCAGGAGGAGTTCAGGACAAGGGGCAGTTTTTTCGCAAAGAGGACAGATTTGTTAAACAGGATCAGCCAGGAAGAACGGGCTTTGAAGGTCATTTCAGGGGAAGATGATATCACAGCGCTTAAAGAAAAGCTGAAAACCCTGGACAATACCTTTCTCAATACCACTCATGCTTCGCTTTCCGAAAAACTCGAGTCTGTGGAAATAAGACTCAATCACTGCCGCCAGGAAAAGGCCGACCTGACCCAGGAAATATCCCGTCTGGCCTCAGCAGACGATATATCCCGTCTGAGAACGGAAGAAGAGGGCCTGTTGGAAGAGATACGTCTTCTTTCCAGGGATTGGGCATGCTATGCCATTGCCAGGTTTCTCCTCGGCGAGGCAAGGAGACAATTTGAACAGGAGCAGCAGCCTAAGGTAATTCATGATGCCGGTGCGTTTTTCCAAACCATTACCGGCGGACAATATGAAAAAATCATCGCCCCCATCGGGGAAGATGCCATAGATGTCATAATGCGTGATGGACGGCGTAAGCAGCCTGAAGAACTCAGCCGGGGCACTGCCGAACAATTATATCTTGCCATAAGATTCGGCTATATCTCAAATTTCACAGTCAACGGGGAAAAACTGCCCGTGATTATGGACGATATACTGGTGAACTTCGACCCCGGACGTGCGCGACAAACCGCAAAAACCATACTCAAGCTCTCTGAAACACATCAGGTGTTGTTCTTTACCTGCCACCCGGAAACATTGGGCATTTTCAGGGAATACAACGGAAACATACCGGTTTACACCTTACAGGATGGAATTATAACACCAGCATAA
- a CDS encoding hydroxyacid dehydrogenase, whose translation MKEMKNSPSAGTKYHIMHFEALGPEAVYLEEETLKAKELGEIPADHTFIITPSNLQEYLKENPGTVLPDIITTKTHSILPEPYLKERKKNIITRSAGYDHFEHLAEKANIASLREYCVNAVAQTAMKFLYAAAGEMNHYEKNIETFERKNSNAFMELDKERILTVFGVGKIGKRTYELAEANGLTVQGVDIRQEELHNIYGKAVKFVSREEAIESSDIIINAMNLTKNKDSRFYNVGYFSREYLSKANKNLIFINVTRGEIAPEAVLLELYESGKITGLGLDVFTNESEFARLLLGDAVKGTDLLAAQKLVNMSLERKANIYVQPHQGFNSDLAAKTKAVEAIKHVISWYKNKGKSFDDQLPYY comes from the coding sequence ATGAAAGAGATGAAGAATTCACCGTCGGCAGGAACAAAGTATCACATTATGCACTTTGAAGCATTAGGCCCGGAAGCAGTATATCTCGAAGAGGAAACGTTAAAGGCAAAAGAGCTGGGTGAAATTCCGGCAGATCACACATTCATTATCACTCCGAGCAACCTTCAGGAATATCTCAAGGAAAATCCCGGAACTGTTCTGCCTGATATAATAACTACAAAAACACATTCAATCCTGCCGGAGCCATACCTGAAGGAACGTAAAAAAAACATCATAACGAGGAGTGCAGGGTATGACCATTTTGAACATCTCGCAGAAAAAGCAAACATAGCCTCTCTTCGCGAATATTGCGTAAATGCAGTAGCGCAGACAGCAATGAAATTCCTCTACGCAGCAGCAGGCGAAATGAACCATTATGAAAAAAACATAGAGACCTTTGAAAGGAAGAATTCAAATGCCTTTATGGAACTTGACAAAGAGCGGATTCTCACTGTTTTTGGCGTCGGCAAAATCGGGAAAAGGACTTATGAACTTGCTGAAGCAAACGGGTTGACCGTGCAAGGGGTGGATATAAGACAGGAAGAATTGCATAATATTTACGGCAAGGCAGTGAAATTTGTCTCCAGGGAAGAGGCAATAGAATCAAGTGACATAATTATCAATGCCATGAATCTTACAAAAAACAAAGATAGCCGGTTTTATAATGTAGGGTATTTTTCCCGTGAATACCTTTCAAAGGCTAATAAAAATCTCATATTTATCAATGTAACACGGGGAGAGATAGCCCCGGAAGCAGTTTTGCTGGAGCTATATGAGTCCGGAAAAATAACAGGTTTGGGCCTGGATGTCTTCACAAACGAATCCGAGTTTGCACGATTGCTTCTTGGCGACGCGGTAAAAGGTACAGATCTTCTGGCAGCTCAAAAACTTGTTAACATGTCGTTAGAGCGAAAGGCAAACATTTATGTGCAGCCTCACCAGGGTTTCAACTCCGACCTTGCGGCAAAAACCAAGGCAGTTGAAGCGATAAAACATGTTATATCATGGTATAAAAACAAGGGGAAGAGCTTCGACGACCAATTGCCGTACTATTGA
- a CDS encoding type II toxin-antitoxin system HicB family antitoxin, whose product MRRFLIVIEKAGSNYSSYSPDLPGCIATGTTFDEAEKNMHEAVEMHVQGMLEDNLPIPESHSYAEYVAVGY is encoded by the coding sequence ATGCGTCGTTTTCTGATTGTTATTGAAAAGGCGGGCAGTAACTACTCTTCGTATTCGCCTGATCTTCCGGGTTGCATAGCCACAGGTACTACATTCGATGAGGCAGAAAAAAACATGCATGAGGCAGTTGAAATGCATGTACAGGGTATGCTTGAAGACAACCTGCCCATACCGGAATCCCATTCATATGCAGAATATGTGGCTGTTGGGTACTGA